A stretch of the Capsicum annuum cultivar UCD-10X-F1 chromosome 8, UCD10Xv1.1, whole genome shotgun sequence genome encodes the following:
- the LOC107879642 gene encoding uncharacterized protein LOC107879642, with protein sequence MSSQITQNHRENAEVCTDPTICKQNSLQLLEQINMPKGLLPLDDLIEIGHNKQTGFVWLKQKKPKEHRFKKIGKLVWYDDEVTGFLENRRMKKLTGVKSKEILIWVTISDISIQDPEVQKITFATPAGISKAFPVSAFEE encoded by the coding sequence ATGTCATCTCAAATAACTCAAAACCACCGTGAAAATGCAGAAGTTTGCACCGATCCAACAATCTGCAAGCAAAACTCCCTACAACTTCTGGAACAAATCAACATGCCAAAAGGTCTTCTACCATTAGATGATTTAATCGAAATAGGTCACAATAAACAAACCGGGTTCGTTTGGCTTAAACAAAAAAAGCCAAAAGAACACCGGTTCAAGAAAATAGGAAAACTTGTTTGGTACGATGATGAAGTAACTGGTTTTCTTGAAAATCGAAGGATGAAGAAATTAACTGGGGTTAAAAGTAAGGAGATTTTGATCTGGGTTACAATTTCTGAcatttctattcaagaccctgaAGTTCAGAAAATTACATTTGCTACCCCTGCTGGAATTTCTAAGGCTTTTCCGGTGTCTGCATTTGAGGAGTGA